The genomic segment TTTCCTATTAAAAACATTCATTGCTTTTTGTATGCCTGACTCAATAAAAATAGGGATCGCATCCGTTGCTCTTAAAATTACTGCATCCAATTTTTCCAATTCTTCTTTTAAAAAGTCTGAAAGAACAAAATTTACAGGATCTGATGTTTCAGGCGGACGACCTATCCCTATTCTTAGCCGCATAAATTCATTTGTACCAAGAGCTTCAATAATTGATTGAATACCATTATGACCACCGGAAGAACCGCCTTTTTTTAATTGAACACGCCCAAATTCGATATCCATATCATCATGTATAACAAAGATATCTTCACAGTTAAAATTATATTTTTTTATTAGAGGTATTATGGCAGGACCACTTTGGTTCATGAAAAGACATGGTTTTGCAATTAAAAAACCACTACTTAAAGATATAATAGCAATATCTTTATATTTTTTCCATTTCAGTGATTCTCTCTCTGCAAAATTATCCAAAACAACAAAACCAATATTGTGACGTGTTTTTAAATATTTTTTACCAGGATTGCCCAACCCGACAATTAACTTCATATGTTAAAAAGACGTTCACGTGTTAACGTGCTGATATGTTCATGTGTTAACATGTAAACATGTGAACTTATGAACATTTGAACGCCCTTATTTTTTCTCTGGTTTCTTTTCTTCTTTAGGTTTTTCTTCCTTCTTAGCAGGGGCAGCTTCTTTCTTAGCTGCTTCGGCCGGTTTAGCTGCCGGTTTCCCTTCCGCTTCCTCTTCACCTTCCTCAAGTTCTTTCTTGCCCTTGCCAATGACTTCCGGTTCAGCAAGTGCCTCGGCAGGACCAGGGACAACCTCTTCCAGAATAGTCGGAGAAACAACATTAACGATTATCTGGTCGGGTTGATTAAGAACTTCTATGTTTTTGGGTAAAACCAAATCTTTCACACTTACAGAATTTCCGATCTGTAGATTACCGATTTCAATAGTTATTTTTTCGGGAATATCAGTAGGAAGACATTTTACTTTCAATTCCCTTAGTATAAGTGTAATAACTCCTCCTTCCTTAACACCGGGTGCCTCACCACTTAGAACGACAGGAACAGATACTTCTGTCTTTTTCTTCATACTAACCTGATAAAAATCAATATGAATCATATTTCTTGTGATAACATGTTTCTGAATGTCTTTTATCAAAACTGTTTTTGTTGTTTTATCAGAAAAAATCAAATCAATTATAGCATTATGTCCTGCTTTAGAAAGTATAAAACCGAATTTACCTCCATCTACAGTCAAACTTAAATTTTCTTTTTCCCCGTAGATAACCGCAGGAATTTTTCCTGACCCTCTTAATTTTCTCATCTCACCTTTTGTAATCCCGGACCTACTCTCAACATCTAATGTAAACTTCTCCATAATAATCCTTCTCCTTTATTTTAAACAAATAATTTGGAAACTGACCGACCTTCGTGTATTCTCAAAATAGCATCTGCTAAAAGTTTTCCAGCTGACAAAACCTTTATTTTTTCCGATTGAATATTATTACATATTGAATTGGTAACAACGACTTCTTTAACCTGAGACTTATCAATTTTTTCATATGCTTCGCCGGCAAAAATTCCATGAGCTGCTGTTGCATAAATATCTTTGGCCCCGCCTTTTCTAATCGCTTCAACCGCTTTTACAAGTGTACCTGCTGTATCAATCATATCATCAACAATTATTATATTTTTACCTTTTATATCGCCTATGATATGCATTACTGCCGCCTCATCAGGAGAAATTCTCCTTTTATCAATAATCGCAAGCCCGACTTCCATGCGCTTGGCAAAAGAACGGGCACGCTCAACACCTCCGGCGTCAGGCGAAACAACAATAAGATTCTGAAGTTTTTTCTTTTTAAAATAATCAACAAGAACAGGTCTTACAAATAAATGATCAACCGGAATATCAAAAAAACCCTGGATTTGACCTGCATGTAAATCAAGAGTAAGAACTCTGTCAGTACCTGCAACTGTAATAAGATTCGCTACTAATTTAGCAGTTATAGGAACCCGAGGTTCAACTTTTCTGTCCTGCCTTGAATAACCATAATACGGTATAACCGCTGTGATTCTTTCTGCTGAAGCTCTCTTAAGTGCGTCGATAATTACTAAAAGCTCCATTAAATTCTCATTAGCGGGAGATGATGTCGGTTGAACAACAAAAGTATCACAACCGCGGACATTTTCACTTATTTTTATTTCAATCTCTTTGTCCGGAAACCTGCCAACCTCAATAGCTCCGGGAACTATCTTTAGAAAATTACAGATTTCCTTTGACAAGCCCCTGTTCGCGGTACCACTAAATATTTTTAATTTGTTTCGTGCCACTATTTCCTCCTTCTTTTTATAATTTGTCTTTCACGTGCAATTGCCAGCATCTTATCCGGAACATCCTCGGTAATAGTTGATCCTGCGGCAACCAAAACACCTTTACCTATTTTAACCGGTGCGACAAAATTAGTATTACTCCCTATAAATGAACCATCTCCAATTTCAGTTTTATGTTTTAATTTGCCGTCGTAATTACAAGTAATTGTTCCCGCCCCGATATTTATATCTTTACCAAGCTGCGAATCTCCTATATATGAAAGATGAGAGACCTTTGTATTTTCGCCGATACTTGACTTCTTAATCTCCGAAAAATTACCTATGCGGGCTTTTGGACCAATTTTCGATTCAGGTCTTATATGTGAAAACGGACCAATTTTTACATCTTTTGAAATTTCCGCACCATAAACAAAAGATGCTTTTATTTCAACATTCCTGCCGACAAGAGAATTTTCAATATAACTGAAAGGGCCTATTACACAACCACTCTCTATCTTTGTTTTACCTTTTATAATTGTTGATGGAAGTATTGTTGCATCTTT from the Elusimicrobiota bacterium genome contains:
- a CDS encoding 50S ribosomal protein L25 → MEKFTLDVESRSGITKGEMRKLRGSGKIPAVIYGEKENLSLTVDGGKFGFILSKAGHNAIIDLIFSDKTTKTVLIKDIQKHVITRNMIHIDFYQVSMKKKTEVSVPVVLSGEAPGVKEGGVITLILRELKVKCLPTDIPEKITIEIGNLQIGNSVSVKDLVLPKNIEVLNQPDQIIVNVVSPTILEEVVPGPAEALAEPEVIGKGKKELEEGEEEAEGKPAAKPAEAAKKEAAPAKKEEKPKEEKKPEKK
- a CDS encoding ribose-phosphate pyrophosphokinase — encoded protein: MARNKLKIFSGTANRGLSKEICNFLKIVPGAIEVGRFPDKEIEIKISENVRGCDTFVVQPTSSPANENLMELLVIIDALKRASAERITAVIPYYGYSRQDRKVEPRVPITAKLVANLITVAGTDRVLTLDLHAGQIQGFFDIPVDHLFVRPVLVDYFKKKKLQNLIVVSPDAGGVERARSFAKRMEVGLAIIDKRRISPDEAAVMHIIGDIKGKNIIIVDDMIDTAGTLVKAVEAIRKGGAKDIYATAAHGIFAGEAYEKIDKSQVKEVVVTNSICNNIQSEKIKVLSAGKLLADAILRIHEGRSVSKLFV
- the pth gene encoding aminoacyl-tRNA hydrolase gives rise to the protein MKLIVGLGNPGKKYLKTRHNIGFVVLDNFAERESLKWKKYKDIAIISLSSGFLIAKPCLFMNQSGPAIIPLIKKYNFNCEDIFVIHDDMDIEFGRVQLKKGGSSGGHNGIQSIIEALGTNEFMRLRIGIGRPPETSDPVNFVLSDFLKEELEKLDAVILRATDAIPIFIESGIQKAMNVFNRKEN